AACTAAGGCACTATCATCCGCCAACTCGGCTCCATCAAAAGCATTCCAGGCCCACTGGTCTTCCCCCAGGTAATCAGTAGCCGGACGGTAGAATAGTTGACTAATATTTTGCGAACTTAAAAAGAAACCTCCCGGCGATTGGTCAACTTTCTGCTGGGTGATAGTATCATTAGCTACGGTAAGAACTCCCTGAGTGGGCAGTGTAACTACTCGTAAACTACTAAACTGATTAGGCACAGGAGAATTATCCGCATCCGTATAGTTTGTAAGAAAGTCATCCACAGTAAATCCGAATGCCCCGTTTTGCACTCCTTTTTTGCTGAAACTCACCACCACCGGAGGAGTATTCTCTATTAGCTGAACAGTTCGTGACACGCTGTTGCTGGGAGTTTCATCATTGAATACTTGAACGGTTATTTGCCGACTAACTTGCACTTGTGTCGCTGCGGACTGATAAAGCAGTGAGCGAGCCATTGCCTGATAACTTTCGGTTGAATTTTTACCGCTAATCTCTAAGCTTCCTACCTCTTCATCCCAAGCAACCGTCATATTCTCCAGCACACTAACTAAAATACTATCTATCGCCGGGTCGTAGCCAACCTCAAAGAAAACAACCATTCGGGTTAAACTATCGCTGTCTACATCGGTAACGGTTAGTGATGAGTGAAAAGGTACTGCACTACTTTCTAAAACATAGCTTAATAGCTTAGGTTCGGCAGTAGTCAGCACGGTACTATCGTCTACTGCTGCCACTCGTAGCACTCGAGAAGCCACATTACTTACACTATCATTCTCATCAGTAGCCTGAAATTCGAACGTTAAAAGGGTTGTTTGAGGATTGTTACTAAGGTTTTTATAAGCTACCGACCGCAATATTGATTGGTACTGACGCAAGCTACCTTCGCCCGAAAACTCCAATCGCCCCTCATTTAGCGTGGCGGTGACCCCACCAGTGAGATTGTACGTTAGTTGTTCTTCACTTTCATTTAGTCCCTCCGGTACGGTAACGGTAGCCGATGTAATGGCAATAGCTCCGTCAGGATCAGTTAACAACAAGCTGTTCGTAATTGGTAGCGCAGGGCTATTCTCGGTATACTCCAGCGTATCAACTTCAATATTGGAAAGCACTACGGGGTCGTCAATCGGAGCAATGGTAATCACTAAAATACCATCTTCCTGCTCCGTAGATGAGGATACGGCTATCTTGAGTATATCATTTCCTACTACGTTATTGGCTGGACTATACTGTAAACCACTTAATGCGAAGCGAACAGCTTGGGCTGTTCCGGAAAATGATAGCTCATTACCACCCTCAACGGCTATACTAATAAAAGGAAGGATAATTGGGACAACGCTGAGTTGCCCGGTTTCTACTGATAATGTCACATTTAAAGAAGCGTGGGGAGGTGCTTGTAATGAAATAGATGGCAAGATAGTAACCTTGTCTTCGTCTACCAGCGCATTTTCGGCTACGGTTAACAAGAGCGGAAGAGCTGCTTTGGCTATGCTAATTGAAACAGTCGAAGTATTCGCCGATGGAGTAGTACCATCTGTTGTACTCCACTCAAACTGATCAGACCCAACGTACGCTCGATTGGGTACGTAAGTAAGTTTATCTAAATCTTCTCTGGCAACTACCCCCTGATCTTGCACTAAAAAGTCAGCATCGACTTCTACTCCATTCAGCGACAAAAACCCGTGCTTAGGTAGAGAGCGAATACGAATGGTGCTCAATTCAGCCTGTTCGGAGTCCGTATACGCTAGTTGAAACTGTTGCGCTTCAAAATTGAGCGTTTGATTTTCAGCGATACTTACTAAAATGTCTTGGGTAGAGGGGGGGGTATTATTGGGATTACTTTGGCTCAGAACGTACACGTACTGCTCAAATAGATTACTAGCTTCCCCTTTTTCGTCTGTTATCTGAATTTCTACTTTCCGATTACCCTTAAAACCTCGTGCAGAAAATAAATTCTGTACCCCAATAGATCGAAGGGCTGCTTGATAGTTTTCTTTAGTATCACGTCCCGTCAGAATTAATCGCCGATTGGTTCCCTCCGCTCGCTGGATTACGATATTATCGTTGCTATTATTGGTAAACACTAATTGGTCGAACTGTACTTCGCCAATTCTTACCGTAGCGGCTGTCATAAACGCATCATCACTATCTATCACTTGCAAGTCTGGCACCAGCGGTACCGGGGTTGCTAGGCTATTCACTACTAATGGCGTATTTGTCGGGCTGAGCAGACGGGGAATATCATCCACACCCTGCACGTCAATAGCTCGAGAAATGGTATTGCTACCCTCCACATTCTGAGCGTACACCGTGAAAGAAACTGTTCTTTGACTATTCTGAGGGTTACCCTCGTTTTTGTTCTGGTAGAATACCGAGCGCAAGGCCGCTTGCATTTCACCACTCTCCGTAGCTGACCCAGCCGGAAAACTTAGCAATAGTAACTCCCCGGTTTCGTTGTTAAATATCGGGTAAATACCTGCCTCACCCCGATAGATTAATGTATCTTCACTTGCGTTGTAGGCACTGCCAATAGCTACCGTTGCGTAACTTAAAAGAGTATTGCTAGTAACTGATAGGCTATTGGTTATTTGTACTGCCCCATCTCCTTCAGTATACGTAATTGAGGTGCCTTCTACCCCAGTTAAGCTCTGGCCAAAAGCTAGGTTAGATATAATTGCTGATGAGATGCTTACCAGTAGGCACCAGCCAATATTTATAAAGAATCGCGTCCGCATTACTGTAAAATCGTTACCTTCCCTTGGTGCGACTGGCTTCCTGCCTCCAGTTCTATTCGGTAGTAATACGTGCCTGATGGTAGTTTCTCACCGTTGTAAGTTCCATCCCAAGCCGCGTTGTAAGTATCTGAGAAAAACACTTGATGACCATGACGGTCATACACTTCTACCAATTTTTCCTCAAAGGTATTAATATTTTGTAACTCCCAAGTATCATTAATATTATCTCCGTTGGGAGTGAAGCCCGTAGGAATTACCAAGCTACAATCAACCACATTTACTGGAACCGTAGCACTTGCTTGAATACCGTTAGCATCGGTAATAGTCACCTGATAGTTGGCCGTTTCAACCGGATTAACCACCGCAGATTCAGTTGCATCACCCAAGCCACAATTTGTTTGATCGCAATTCCATTGATAGGTAAACGGTGCGGTGCCTCCATCAGCAACAGCAGTGAGCGTCACTGACTCACCTAGGCATACCTCTTCGGCCTCGGTAGACAGTGTTACCGAGAGCAATTTGATAGTAAAAGAAACCGTGGCTGCTTCTTGGGCAAACTTACTACCGTCCGTTGCATTCCACACAAACTGATCAGAGGCCACTTCGTTAGACGAAATTTGGTAGCTCAACTGGGGGATATCAGCTCGCGTAATGAGCAACCCCTCTCCTACCACTTGTTCTTCAGTAATCACTTCATTGTTAAAAACTAGCTGACCACTTTCCGGTAGTGCTGTGATACGAATGGTTGTGAAACCACCTTCCCCAGGAAAGTCATCGACATCGGTGTATGCTTCTAAGAAAATACTTTCGGTAAAAGGAAATGACTGTCCGCTATTAATTTCTAAGGAAATATTAGAAACCTGCGGTGGTTGGTTAACCCCTACACGAATATTTATCGTGCCATTAACCGTAAAACTTCCCGATAGGTTAGAGGGGGAATCGGTTAGCGCAATAACTAATGAATCTTCATCCGATATTTCTGACGCAGGCAAGTAAGCAATCTCCGGTAAGATTCGTGCCAAATCGTCTGGGGTACTTTCCACCTGAATACGCTTGCCACCATTTTCGCCAGACTCTAATACCGAAACCTCATTCTCTACTGAAGCACTAGGTACCAAAGTCCCGTTAGTAACTGATAGTGTAAGTAGCAGCACATCGTTATCAGTATCTGAAAGCGTTATATCGGATAGTGCCAGTGCAGTATTTTCTTGCACTAGCAATTGGTTCGGAGTTAGCAGTATAGGAGCATCATTAACCGATAATACTTCAATGTTTACAGTGGCTGCGTTGGCACCGCCGGGCACATCCCAACGAAATTCATCACTACCATTAAACCCTTCAGTGGGTGAGTAGGTAATGCTGGCCACAGTAGCAAAATCTACCAGAAAACCCGGAAGCCCCTGAGAGATACTGGCTAAGATAACTTCACTGGTAATAACTTGTCCATCGACGGTCAACACACCCTCCAAAGGGCCAGATACTAAGTATATTTGATTCGGAAAATCATCATCGGCATCTTCGTGATTGGTTTCAAAGTCGGTTGCCACTAGCGTTCGGCTATCATCTTCTGCCACCTCAACTGAGAAATCAGTAAGTACTGGAGGCACGTTAGGGTTATCTACTAAAACAAAAATCTGTTCAGCATTACTATCCAGTGCCCCATCGTTAACTACCACCCGAATTTGACGAGCCGACGAAGTGGGATTGATTGTCTTTCTATTTCGATAGGTTACATTCCGTAGAATCTCCTGTAGGGCAGCAATGGATAGTGGCCCATTGATGATTAACCTACCTGCCTGATTATTCCACTGATGGTCGGCACTCGTAAGTAATTCATCTTCCTCTGGCACGTAATTGTTCACAAATGATAGCGTAGCACCACTCAACTCAGGATTGTCTTCATCTTCTACCGTAATATCTGGCAAAACCTTAACCGGATCGCTGCCTTCAGCAAAAAGAACCTGATCGTCAGTCACCGTGATTTTAGGCGCATCGTTTACATCAGTAATATTAATGGTAAGACTCTGAGTGATACTTCCTTCGCCTAAAGCCTGTACCTGAATGGTATAAGAGTCTCTCTCCTCCCGATTAAATACCGCATTAGTCCGCAGTTGACTACCAACCAGTCTGAACAGACCATTATCATCTCTATCCCTGATGAGCTGGAAAGTTGGGTTAGCTACCGAACCACCTTCTGCTGAGAACGTTCCTACTGGCGTATTGCTTCGTACATTTTCGTTGACTGAATTAGAAGAAAGAAGAATATTGGTGGGTGGTTCTTCAAGATTATTTACGACGACCGTAAACTCTTTGGCGAAACTGCCATCAGCTGAGTTTACGGTAACCTCCACTTTCGGTGAAGGGGTTTCTTCAAAGTTGAGGCTACCATTCGTTTTTAGCTGAACCCCATCAATTGTAAAGAGGTCACTGCCAATTCCTGTCAGGGAAAATGTGAAAGGTGCTTGCCCACCGACTACCCCTAGGTTTCCAACCAAAGCACTCACCTGATTTTCGTTTACATCGAAATCGTCTAACGTAATATCAGTAGGTGCTTCTTCCTGGTTTTCTACGGTAATAGTAAAAGTTTTATCGAGGCCACCATCGTTATTGGCCGTCGCTCGAACCGTCACCAGCCGAGTGGCTCCTGCTTCAAAATCTAAGCTATCTTTGGTCTTGAGCTGATTCCCATCAATCGTAAATTCGTCATTATCGTTTCCGGTTCCAACCAGAGAAAATACGACGGGTTCCTCGCCTCCTACTACCCCCAACGTACCTACTAGCGCATCTGCTTGGTTTTCTTGAATAAGCGAGTCACTAAGTGTGATATCAGCAACAACCTCTACAACAATAATTACTACTTCATCTGTCGCAGTTACCCCTTGGTTATCGGTTACTGTTAGCGTAATCACTGTTTCACCTACTGGTAAAGTAATTGTTGGCGTCTCTCCTATTGCATTATTACCCCCTGGCCAACTCCAAGCGTATGTAAGTGCCTGTCCTTCCGGATCTGATGAACCTGACCCGTCTAATACTACTGTTTCATCCCCACTACCATCGCTATCTTCCAACGTTTGATCCTGACCGGCACTGGCTAAGGGTGGCTGATTTGCTGGCTCGTTAATTACTATAACAACTTCATCGGTAGCCGTAGCACCGGCGGCATCGGTTACCGTCAATGTGATGGTAGTTGTACCTATTGGTAGAATTATGGTAGGATTAACGCCGCTCGCGCTTTCACTGTTGGCCCAACTCCAAGTATATGTAGTTATACCTACGTCATCGCTAGAGGCAGAACC
This region of Tunicatimonas pelagia genomic DNA includes:
- a CDS encoding gliding motility-associated C-terminal domain-containing protein gives rise to the protein MRTRFFINIGWCLLVSISSAIISNLAFGQSLTGVEGTSITYTEGDGAVQITNSLSVTSNTLLSYATVAIGSAYNASEDTLIYRGEAGIYPIFNNETGELLLLSFPAGSATESGEMQAALRSVFYQNKNEGNPQNSQRTVSFTVYAQNVEGSNTISRAIDVQGVDDIPRLLSPTNTPLVVNSLATPVPLVPDLQVIDSDDAFMTAATVRIGEVQFDQLVFTNNSNDNIVIQRAEGTNRRLILTGRDTKENYQAALRSIGVQNLFSARGFKGNRKVEIQITDEKGEASNLFEQYVYVLSQSNPNNTPPSTQDILVSIAENQTLNFEAQQFQLAYTDSEQAELSTIRIRSLPKHGFLSLNGVEVDADFLVQDQGVVAREDLDKLTYVPNRAYVGSDQFEWSTTDGTTPSANTSTVSISIAKAALPLLLTVAENALVDEDKVTILPSISLQAPPHASLNVTLSVETGQLSVVPIILPFISIAVEGGNELSFSGTAQAVRFALSGLQYSPANNVVGNDILKIAVSSSTEQEDGILVITIAPIDDPVVLSNIEVDTLEYTENSPALPITNSLLLTDPDGAIAITSATVTVPEGLNESEEQLTYNLTGGVTATLNEGRLEFSGEGSLRQYQSILRSVAYKNLSNNPQTTLLTFEFQATDENDSVSNVASRVLRVAAVDDSTVLTTAEPKLLSYVLESSAVPFHSSLTVTDVDSDSLTRMVVFFEVGYDPAIDSILVSVLENMTVAWDEEVGSLEISGKNSTESYQAMARSLLYQSAATQVQVSRQITVQVFNDETPSNSVSRTVQLIENTPPVVVSFSKKGVQNGAFGFTVDDFLTNYTDADNSPVPNQFSSLRVVTLPTQGVLTVANDTITQQKVDQSPGGFFLSSQNISQLFYRPATDYLGEDQWAWNAFDGAELADDSALVALTVVPALTVNLPDSVEICPGETIALSVEVLSGEEPFTFSWSCNQEDCQIESATDDSVVVVSPVAAVQYVVRITSSDGLDSVQDTISVLAVDCSEVPLEIPSAFTPNDDNINDLWVLPNASIFSSVQVTVYDRFGKSVFESADYQNNWDGTYEGRELPAGSYYYTIVLPRELKDYSGTVTLLR
- a CDS encoding PKD domain-containing protein encodes the protein MCTLILESSVLAIFNSVSAQFQITLGSTEIRENSIPKGLGNVGVGDFEDEQGNLIDYELVEGEGSEGNNFFFIAKKDNNSQLQATPRQGFDYEEQVEYSIRVRASLAGTTLDERTFTIKILDVEEPPTDILLSNNLVDPDAEEDDVVGEFSVVDGAPVEISYNLLDDADEAFTLDGNKLVVGDEFDDEDQASYTIEVQAVGNGTFEKFFTITVDNSGNQPPTANAGSDTTVTVADENSRASVPLNGLSSSDPEMQPLTYLWTWTEGGVAQSVTGATPIITLPVGIFTINLEVTDDQLTQGLDAVTITVNALPTAVAVATPPSGPAPLTVNFDASQSSDGVEGEIVTYAWDFGDGSVGNGQVVTHMYSTDSIYTAMLIVTDNLGAADSSEITITVSATPELTLSTDSILVDEDFTETQSVTATLVNATQEVNYSVEPTDLGFATLTASLTDGSYFLSLSAQPHLNGNADLTVTATSANQTYQQTVNVAVAAVNDAPMFTLANNLVTVAANSERQTVPNFATNIAPGPAEATDESGQVLSFDLGDYNQTLFLEEPSISPDGTLAYQVAENQAGSTNVSVTLKDNGAFDGANVNFTDPQSFTLNVEAPLNQPPTANAGADQTFTDTDGSGNETVTLDGSASSDPEAQPLAYTWSWPGGVGATGVNPTITLPVGTTTVTLTVTDVANVTATDEVVITVNEQPNQPPVANAGIDKVVEDSNRSGDEIVTLDGSDSSDPENLPLTYTWSWLADGANQSANGVSPTISLPVGITTIVLTVSDSEGATATDEVIVTVNAPANQLPVANAGADQTLLDNDRSNDESVTLDGSASSDDVGITTYTWSWANSESASGVNPTIILPIGTTTITLTVTDAAGATATDEVVIVINEPANQPPLASAGQDQTLEDSDGSGDETVVLDGSGSSDPEGQALTYAWSWPGGNNAIGETPTITLPVGETVITLTVTDNQGVTATDEVVIIVVEVVADITLSDSLIQENQADALVGTLGVVGGEEPVVFSLVGTGNDNDEFTIDGNQLKTKDSLDFEAGATRLVTVRATANNDGGLDKTFTITVENQEEAPTDITLDDFDVNENQVSALVGNLGVVGGQAPFTFSLTGIGSDLFTIDGVQLKTNGSLNFEETPSPKVEVTVNSADGSFAKEFTVVVNNLEEPPTNILLSSNSVNENVRSNTPVGTFSAEGGSVANPTFQLIRDRDDNGLFRLVGSQLRTNAVFNREERDSYTIQVQALGEGSITQSLTINITDVNDAPKITVTDDQVLFAEGSDPVKVLPDITVEDEDNPELSGATLSFVNNYVPEEDELLTSADHQWNNQAGRLIINGPLSIAALQEILRNVTYRNRKTINPTSSARQIRVVVNDGALDSNAEQIFVLVDNPNVPPVLTDFSVEVAEDDSRTLVATDFETNHEDADDDFPNQIYLVSGPLEGVLTVDGQVITSEVILASISQGLPGFLVDFATVASITYSPTEGFNGSDEFRWDVPGGANAATVNIEVLSVNDAPILLTPNQLLVQENTALALSDITLSDTDNDVLLLTLSVTNGTLVPSASVENEVSVLESGENGGKRIQVESTPDDLARILPEIAYLPASEISDEDSLVIALTDSPSNLSGSFTVNGTINIRVGVNQPPQVSNISLEINSGQSFPFTESIFLEAYTDVDDFPGEGGFTTIRITALPESGQLVFNNEVITEEQVVGEGLLITRADIPQLSYQISSNEVASDQFVWNATDGSKFAQEAATVSFTIKLLSVTLSTEAEEVCLGESVTLTAVADGGTAPFTYQWNCDQTNCGLGDATESAVVNPVETANYQVTITDANGIQASATVPVNVVDCSLVIPTGFTPNGDNINDTWELQNINTFEEKLVEVYDRHGHQVFFSDTYNAAWDGTYNGEKLPSGTYYYRIELEAGSQSHQGKVTILQ